One genomic window of Candidatus Binataceae bacterium includes the following:
- a CDS encoding helix-turn-helix transcriptional regulator, which translates to MHPDAQAALRAKSGRSSPGQSSPDQSSPNQSSGAPADSSPLETDVPLAYLRLLGERVRDARARHGMTRRMLAHDCGVSERYLAELESGRGNFSIVLLRRVAAAIDVPLADLVSEDLPPVEYALVAERLRRLKPAELTEAAAILAKRFGGDARRAQRIALIGLRGAGKSTLGALLAERLGWEFVELSREIEREAAVGVNEIFDLWGQAAYRRYERRALERVVLTRSRVVIATGGGLVSELATFERLLEACYTVWLQASPNDYWERVLRQGDYRVSHGVSAKEALADMRRILAQREALYSKADVRLDTGGKTPAQSLRELAALVRKAREPGARERRNAAASSGTLKRAK; encoded by the coding sequence ATGCATCCTGACGCTCAAGCCGCCCTTCGCGCCAAATCAGGCCGGTCTTCACCGGGACAATCCTCACCGGACCAATCCTCACCGAACCAATCTTCGGGCGCTCCGGCCGATTCGTCCCCGCTGGAGACCGACGTTCCCCTCGCCTACTTGCGGCTCCTCGGTGAGCGCGTCCGCGACGCGCGGGCGCGGCACGGGATGACGCGCCGGATGCTAGCGCATGACTGCGGCGTGTCGGAGCGCTACCTGGCGGAGCTCGAAAGCGGACGCGGCAACTTCTCGATCGTGCTGCTCCGCCGCGTGGCCGCGGCGATCGACGTTCCGCTCGCCGACCTGGTGAGCGAAGATCTGCCGCCGGTCGAGTATGCGCTGGTCGCCGAACGGCTGCGCCGCCTCAAACCGGCCGAACTGACGGAAGCGGCTGCGATCCTCGCCAAGCGATTTGGCGGCGACGCGCGACGGGCGCAGCGCATCGCGCTCATCGGACTCCGCGGCGCCGGCAAGAGCACGCTCGGCGCGCTGCTCGCGGAGCGTCTGGGCTGGGAATTCGTTGAGCTGAGCCGCGAAATCGAGCGCGAAGCCGCGGTCGGCGTGAACGAGATTTTCGATCTGTGGGGCCAGGCCGCGTATCGCCGCTACGAACGGCGCGCGCTCGAGCGCGTCGTGCTCACACGCTCGCGGGTGGTGATCGCGACCGGCGGCGGTCTGGTTTCCGAACTCGCCACCTTCGAACGCCTGCTGGAGGCGTGTTACACGGTCTGGCTGCAAGCCTCGCCCAACGATTACTGGGAACGCGTACTGCGCCAGGGCGATTACCGGGTCAGCCACGGCGTCAGCGCGAAAGAGGCGCTGGCCGACATGCGGCGCATCCTCGCGCAGCGCGAGGCGCTCTACTCCAAGGCCGACGTCCGGCTCGATACCGGCGGCAAGACCCCGGCCCAATCGCTGCGCGAACTGGCTGCGCTGGTGCGCAAGGCGCGCGAACCCGGAGCGCGCGAGCGGCGAAATGCCGCGGCCTCCTCCGGGACGCTTAAGCGTGCAAAATGA
- the boxC gene encoding 2,3-epoxybenzoyl-CoA dihydrolase, with the protein MMNTAAMKSINFETHPDRYRHWKLETAREHARLTMKVDESGGLFPGYALKLNSYDLGVDIELADAVTRLRFEHPGVSVVTIDSALEGMFCAGANIFMLAHADHGFKVNFCKFTNETRLAIEDAAANSGQHYVAALNGTCSGGGYELALACEEIILVDDRRSAVSLPEIAFLGVLPGTGGLTRLVDKRKVRRDLADVFATLAEGVRGERAVKWGLVDAVAPRSRFNEAVAERVAALIDPERAGRAGVTLDALAPAEGGNEIRYRHLTLRLNPAERLAELLIQGPESVPAIPPEATAPGAEFYPLRLFREIDDALLRLRFNYPEIGLVLIKSAGDLGRVAEMDRALWEHRGDWFINETLLLMKRALKRLDLTAKSFFAIVEPGSCFAGSIFELALAADRIYMKSSAGARIATGALNAGALAMHNGLSRLATRFIADPARAAALAAGGTFDAEAAPEVGLVTAAPDELDWEEELRLAVSERLSLSPDALTGMEASIRFAGPETMETRIFGRLSAWQNWIFQRPNATGEHGALKLYGQPQSPQFDYRRT; encoded by the coding sequence ATGATGAACACGGCAGCGATGAAATCGATAAATTTCGAAACCCATCCGGACCGCTACCGGCATTGGAAACTCGAGACCGCGCGCGAGCACGCGCGGCTCACGATGAAGGTCGATGAGTCCGGCGGCCTTTTTCCGGGCTACGCGCTCAAGCTCAACTCGTACGACCTCGGCGTGGATATCGAGCTTGCCGACGCCGTGACGCGCCTGCGCTTCGAGCATCCGGGCGTGAGCGTGGTCACGATCGACAGCGCCCTTGAGGGGATGTTTTGCGCGGGCGCCAACATCTTCATGCTTGCCCACGCCGATCACGGCTTCAAGGTCAACTTCTGCAAGTTCACCAACGAGACCCGCCTCGCGATTGAGGACGCGGCCGCCAACAGCGGGCAGCATTACGTGGCCGCGCTCAACGGCACTTGCAGCGGCGGCGGCTACGAACTGGCACTCGCTTGCGAGGAGATAATCCTGGTGGACGACCGGCGCTCGGCAGTGAGCCTGCCCGAGATCGCGTTTCTCGGCGTTCTGCCGGGGACCGGCGGCCTCACCCGGCTCGTCGACAAGCGCAAGGTGCGCCGCGACCTCGCCGACGTCTTCGCCACGCTGGCCGAGGGAGTGCGGGGCGAGCGCGCGGTCAAATGGGGTCTGGTTGACGCGGTCGCGCCGCGCTCGCGCTTCAACGAGGCGGTGGCGGAGCGCGTCGCGGCGCTGATCGATCCGGAGCGTGCTGGACGCGCGGGTGTCACGCTGGACGCACTCGCGCCCGCCGAGGGCGGGAACGAAATCCGCTATCGGCATCTCACGCTGCGCCTCAATCCAGCCGAGCGCCTGGCCGAACTGCTTATCCAAGGGCCCGAAAGCGTGCCCGCGATTCCGCCCGAGGCGACCGCGCCCGGCGCGGAGTTCTATCCGCTTCGGCTTTTTCGTGAAATCGACGACGCGTTGCTGCGCCTGCGCTTCAACTATCCGGAAATCGGGCTCGTGCTGATCAAATCCGCGGGCGACCTCGGGCGGGTGGCCGAAATGGACCGCGCGCTATGGGAGCATCGTGGCGACTGGTTCATCAACGAAACGCTGCTTCTGATGAAACGCGCGCTGAAGCGGCTCGATCTGACCGCCAAAAGCTTTTTCGCGATCGTCGAGCCGGGCTCATGCTTCGCTGGTTCGATCTTCGAGCTCGCGCTCGCCGCCGACCGTATCTACATGAAGTCCAGCGCCGGCGCGCGGATCGCGACCGGGGCGCTGAACGCGGGCGCGCTTGCGATGCACAACGGCCTGAGCCGCCTTGCCACGCGTTTCATCGCCGACCCCGCGCGCGCTGCGGCGCTCGCCGCCGGAGGAACCTTCGACGCCGAGGCGGCCCCGGAGGTCGGACTCGTGACCGCCGCGCCCGACGAGCTGGATTGGGAGGAGGAGCTGCGCCTCGCGGTAAGCGAACGGCTTTCGCTCTCGCCCGATGCACTCACCGGCATGGAGGCAAGCATCCGGTTCGCCGGACCGGAGACGATGGAGACGCGGATTTTCGGACGGCTCTCTGCCTGGCAGAACTGGATCTTTCAGCGCCCCAACGCGACCGGCGAGCATGGCGCGCTCAAGCTTTACGGCCAGCCACAAAGCCCGCAGTTCGATTACCGGCGCACCTGA
- the boxB gene encoding benzoyl-CoA 2,3-epoxidase subunit BoxB: MIGEIPNNVDLDHDQQLRRALATWHPRFLQWWNEVGPEGFDTSTVYLRTAINASADGWANYTYVKMPEYRWGIFLAPPENRKIGFGDDPDADPWQLVPGEFRKELRRIIVTQGDTEPASVEQQRHLGQTAPSLYDLRNLFQVNVEEARHLWAMVYLLHRFFGRDGREEAEELLTRRSGHRDHPRILTAFNAPIRDWLDFYCFAMFTDRDGKYQLESLSESGFDPLSRTTRFMLTEEAHHMFVGETGVQRVVQRTADLMKQSGRADIHALGGIELSVIQKYINLWYSESLDLFGAEDSSNAATYFATGIKGRYREHTANAYREHRALEGEYEMRLPGGAVERIPLRRAMNAVLRDAYAQDCERGLARWNRELAARGLEERLALPHVGFNRKVGLYAGRNCDPKGNVLAAEEYAARRGEWLPTEEDRARNAELMRPVYEPGKVAGWIAPPAKGINGQPLDFEYVILT; encoded by the coding sequence ATGATCGGCGAAATCCCCAACAACGTTGACCTCGATCACGACCAGCAGCTGCGCCGCGCGCTCGCGACGTGGCATCCGCGCTTCCTGCAGTGGTGGAACGAAGTCGGCCCCGAGGGCTTCGACACTTCCACGGTTTACCTGCGCACCGCGATCAACGCGTCGGCCGACGGATGGGCCAACTACACGTACGTGAAAATGCCGGAGTACCGATGGGGCATCTTCCTGGCCCCGCCCGAGAACCGCAAGATCGGCTTCGGCGACGACCCGGACGCCGACCCGTGGCAGCTGGTGCCGGGCGAGTTTCGCAAGGAGCTGCGCCGCATCATTGTGACCCAGGGCGATACCGAGCCGGCCTCGGTCGAGCAGCAGCGCCATCTCGGCCAGACCGCGCCCTCGCTCTATGATCTGCGCAACCTCTTCCAGGTCAACGTCGAGGAGGCGCGCCATCTGTGGGCGATGGTCTATCTGCTGCATCGCTTCTTCGGGCGCGACGGCCGCGAGGAGGCCGAGGAGTTGCTCACGCGCCGCAGCGGCCATCGCGACCATCCGCGCATCCTGACCGCGTTCAACGCGCCGATCCGCGACTGGCTGGATTTCTATTGTTTTGCGATGTTCACCGATCGCGACGGCAAGTACCAGCTCGAATCGCTCTCCGAGAGCGGCTTCGACCCGCTCTCGCGCACCACGCGCTTCATGCTGACCGAAGAAGCGCATCACATGTTCGTCGGCGAAACAGGGGTGCAGCGCGTCGTGCAGCGCACGGCGGATTTGATGAAACAGTCGGGCCGCGCCGACATCCATGCGCTCGGCGGCATCGAGCTCTCGGTGATTCAGAAGTACATCAACCTCTGGTACTCGGAGAGCCTCGATCTCTTCGGCGCCGAGGATTCGAGCAACGCGGCGACCTACTTCGCGACCGGGATCAAGGGGCGCTACCGCGAGCACACGGCCAATGCTTACCGGGAGCATCGCGCGCTCGAGGGCGAATACGAGATGCGCCTGCCCGGCGGCGCGGTCGAGCGGATTCCGCTGCGCCGCGCGATGAACGCGGTCCTGCGCGACGCCTACGCACAGGACTGCGAGCGCGGGCTCGCGCGATGGAACCGCGAACTTGCCGCGCGCGGCCTCGAAGAGCGCCTCGCGCTGCCGCACGTCGGCTTCAATCGCAAGGTCGGCCTGTACGCAGGGCGGAACTGCGATCCAAAGGGGAATGTGCTGGCGGCCGAAGAGTACGCGGCGCGCCGCGGCGAATGGCTGCCCACTGAAGAGGACCGCGCGCGCAACGCGGAACTGATGCGGCCGGTGTATGAGCCGGGCAAAGTCGCTGGATGGATCGCGCCGCCCGCCAAGGGTATCAACGGCCAGCCGCTCGATTTCGAGTACGTGATTCTGACCTGA